A single genomic interval of Peromyscus leucopus breed LL Stock chromosome 7, UCI_PerLeu_2.1, whole genome shotgun sequence harbors:
- the LOC114684940 gene encoding olfactory receptor 145-like, protein MTQRRMALGNDSSVKEFILLGLTQEPELQLPLFFLFLGIYVISTLGNLGLMVLIVLNPHLHTPMYYFLFNLSFIDSCSSSLITPQIMVSFVKQNIISHAECMAQLFFFAFFIIDECYILTAMAYDRYAAICKPLLYQVTMSHQACNLMLVGVYVIGFVGAMIHTGSVLSLTFCDGNIINHYVCDVVPLRKLSCTNTATNELVVFIVVSINVIVPTLAIFISYTLILFNILGIRSAEGRSKAFSTCGSHVIAVSLFFGASSFMYLKPTSSSVDDDKVATIFYTIMGSMLNPLIYSLRNKDVHIALRKTLKKRIFT, encoded by the coding sequence ATGACCCAGAGAAGAATGGCCTTAGGCAATGACTCTTCAGTGAAGGAATTCATCCTGCTGGGCTTGACACAGGAGCCAGAGCTGCAGCTGCctctatttttcctctttttgggAATCTATGTGATCTCCACATTGGGGAACCTGGGCTTGATGGTTCTGATTGTTTTGAATCCTCACCTGCACACCCCCATGTACTACTTTCTCTTCAACCTTTCCTTCATTGattcctgctcctcttctctcATAACCCCTCAAATCATGGTGAGTTTTGTGAAGCAGAACATCATCTCCCATGCTGAGTGCATggctcagctctttttttttgccttctttatTATTGATGAATGCTACATTTTGACAGCCATGGCCTATGACAGATATGCTGCCATCTGTAAACCCTTGCTTTACCAGGTGACCATGTCCCATCAGGCCTGCAATTTGATGcttgtgggtgtgtatgtgatcGGGTTTGTGGGAGCCATGATCCATACTGGCAGTGTATTAAGTCTAACCTTCTGTGATGGCAACATCATCAATCACTATGTGTGTGATGTAGTTCCTCTCCGGAAGCTCTCTTGCACAAATACTGCCACCAATGAGCTGgtggttttcattgttgttagtATCAATGTCATAGTGCCCACCCTGGCCATATTTATTTCTTACACCTTGATACTCTTCAACATCCTTGGCATCCGTTCTGCAGAGGGTAGGTCAAAAGCcttcagtacctgtggctcccatGTAATAgcggtttctcttttctttggagCCTCATCATTCATGTATCTGAAGCCGACTAGTTCATCTGTGGATGATGATAAAGTAGCTACCATTTTTTATACCATTATGGGCTCAATGCTGAATCCTCTCATCTACAGTTTAAGAAATAAGGATGTTCACATTGCACTGAGAAAAACTTTGAAGAAAAGGATTTTTACCTAA